The Streptomyces camelliae genome window below encodes:
- the tatA gene encoding Sec-independent protein translocase subunit TatA has product MLRNGLEPWHLLIVAIVIILVFGSKKLPEAARGLGKSLRILKSEAAAMKEDAPTPSPARAQDTTDTPASAPRLTPVASEAPETTAPVTENRAAH; this is encoded by the coding sequence ATGCTCCGCAACGGGCTGGAACCCTGGCACCTGCTGATCGTGGCGATCGTGATCATCCTGGTGTTCGGTTCGAAGAAGCTGCCGGAGGCCGCTCGCGGGCTGGGCAAGTCCCTGCGCATCCTCAAGAGCGAGGCCGCGGCGATGAAGGAGGACGCCCCCACCCCGTCCCCCGCCCGCGCGCAGGACACGACGGACACCCCCGCGTCGGCACCCCGCCTCACCCCGGTCGCCTCCGAGGCGCCGGAGACCACAGCACCGGTCACGGAGAACCGCGCGGCCCACTGA